In Gambusia affinis linkage group LG20, SWU_Gaff_1.0, whole genome shotgun sequence, the genomic window TGGTTTCTACACGACTGAGAGCACAAAGAGTTTTGTGTCAAATTGAGCACATGCTATGTCTTTGGTGGAAAATAAGTCCATATTGTGACGCACAGATCATAGTTTAGGGCTAATCTGCCTCCTCTGAGCAAAGACTCGAAGTTACTGTAGAGACTTTTAGTCAAGAGTGCAAACgacatctgcaaaaaaaaaagggggttcAACAAATTATTGAGTCAGGAgggctgaatataaatgtagGCCACACTTGTTTCAGGTCTAAGTTTATTTTTAGCCCAGTTAGTCATATCAAAGTGACCTGCAAACATCCTACAGTCCACGACCTCCTGTGTTATCTTTGATTGTTCTGTAATCACTGAAGGCGACCGATTATGTTGTGATCTGTCCGGGTTATCAGAACATTAACTGTAAGAACACCCAGCAATCTCCGTGGCGACTCTTACagttgtaaaacattaaaaactccATCAGAACTCAAGAATccagaagaacagaaaaccTCCTCCTTATGGAGCGCTGCCCTTTGACCTCTTACACAAGGCTTTGATTTGTTCAACACCCCCTAACAGCTGCACACTCTTAGAAGGACACACACTGGGCAGATGGTTATCGTATGTTTCTACATATTCCGGAAAGTTAAAGTAGGGCTTGATCTGTTTCAACTGCTTGCTTGCTCTTACAGACTGTGggttttacttattttctttagTCTGTTATgaatcaaaatatgtttttttttttttttttgctttgtatttaCCACCATCTAAACACGAATGCAGTCCAGTGTAGGAAAATATCCCCCTGGAGCTGAATTGTCTTGGTAACGTTCCCTGAGAGATGAGATCTGGTAGAGTTCTAAAAGCATTAGGGAAAATTGCTTAAAAGCTTCCTTTACAGCCTCTTTTACAAATATACAAACACAGGATAAGCCCACCCTTGATTCTTTGCAATCACAACATTCAGGATAACAGTTTAGTACTTTTATAgtggttttttcttttgttttgtttatggaAATCTTCAGAAGCAGCGACTAATTATGAGCGAAAGTCCTTCAGAAGAACATATAGTGTGATAAAAAGACTGGGAATGTAACATTTGGCTTCAAAAGGATCCCAAATACacaacaaaactgatttaaaatggaTAAATCAGACTGATATCAAGATATCCCTGACCTCaaacttattaaaaatgaatgcacTGTTCAGATCCTATCAAGGAAACAACTAATCTGGAAAAGAGAACTAAGCAAGGAATTTTTAACCTAAATTTTAGTAGTGGTGTTTGTGTAAATTTGGATGTATAATTTTGATCAAGTAAACGTAAAAGGCAGACATTATTATGACAGATGGAATAAATGATCTTTTCAACAATAGGCTACAGTAATTTATTACATTCATGCTGTTAAAAGCAGTTTGTTGTCTGCGGGCTGAAAAACGTTGCTGGTTGTAACTAACTATTGCAGAAACGAATTATTGGCAGAACATTGAAAAATAACAAGCAAAAAGTAGAACCggtaagcaaataaaatgctttcaaGCATTTATCAAACCTTTCGTTCTGTTCAATATCTGCAGTTTTCACCATAAAACTTCAAAGTTTAAAGTGTTTCAGGAatccaaaactttttaaaatgcaaccacaccgtttgtttgtttggtttcccCTTCGTCAGACTGCCAGAGCTTCGCTCGGTGATCCTCCTGGACAGCAGGCAGCCGGGAATGTTTCACTTTGACGACGTGATGCAGGCGGGAGACAGTAGCCATgtgaagcagctgcaggatCTGCAGAACAAGCTCTCTTTTGAAGACCCGATAAACATCCAGTTCACCTCGGTAATTATCAACTATTCCTTGTAACCGGGTGATGGATTCATCTATTAGTTAATAAGAAGACTTAaataccgtatttttcggactataagccgctactttccCCCCTCGTTTTGAACCATGCTGCTTAAAGCCCGGTGcgttctgtggatttttcttaaaccaccagggggctctttagcaggaagtgagtcattggaagtcaaaattggaaatcaaagaagaaagcgctaattttcatttagaacaagcacatgctagcagcaggcaccacggagaaatgttttcaaactcatatgatgcagcttttaagttgagggctatcGATCTGGCAATATAGGAGGGAAATGGAGCCGCTGCACGTAAACTCAGcgtgaacgaatccatggttcGGAGTTGGAGGCGGATTAAGGACGCAGccctctgctgccctctgctgtgGCGGAAATACCAACGGCTTACTTTCcagttagttattttttaaagttgttggtgCGGCTTATAGCatggtgcgctctatagtccggaaaatactgTAGTTCACTTTCCTCATCCTGGTCCTCACATTCAAGCATAGAGAACAGATTATgtgaatgtagttttttttgtttttttattcagttgtcCAAACGTATGTTGGGTTCATGTTTACATAGCAGTAAGGCggctatcagccaatcagagtgttgtgtgttttctctttcttgaaCTTATGAAAGCAATAATTAGctaattacatttctgttttcagggtACCACAGGAGCACCGAAAGGTGCCACGCTTTCACATCGCAACATCATCAACAATGCCTACTTTGTTGGGAAAAGAGTCGGGTACACCTGGAAGGTGAGAATGAGCCGTCATGGATGTAATCAGGCCAGCATTTTATAAGCAGTTTTATATCCATAAGTATGACTCAGTTAATCCATTTCTGAACTCAACGTggaaactaaatttaaaaagataacaAACAATGCAAGTCGTCTTGGTAGACATTGTTGGAAAGATTACCTGCAAGCAGCCTCCACTGACCTCATTTAgcatattaaatgttaaattaatataTTCTTTAAATTCGCAATATGTCTTGCTTCCACAAACACCAAACATCCAATCCAGTAAATGACACTAAACAAAGATCGGTACCAGGATTGTGTTATTGGGACGGGGATTACTGGCTCAACCCAGAATTGCATTTCCTTACAAATGTGGAACCATTTAGAGGAAAATAACCAGACCTTCCAACAGTATGgatttacttgtttgttttgcatctgCAGTCCCAGCCTCGTGTCTGCGTGCCTGTGCCTCTGTACCACTGCTTCGGCTCTGTTGGTGGAGGGATTGCTATGGCCGTGCACGGCCTCAGCCTGGTGTTTCCCTCTGCAGGGTACAACGGAAAGGCCAACCTCGAAGCAATACAGAGTGAGAGGTAGTTCCAGAAACAACCAACTGAATTACACATAAAGCGTCGGATCTGAACCACGAATAGCATCAGTGGTCTGCTTGGATCTAATTACGTCTAATAATTGAGTAACCTGTACTGGTGGGTCACTGTTAAATTTATTCAGAGCTTTCTTTGGTTGTAATcctgttgaaatgaaaatagGTGGGAGTAAACCACTCACTCTACATTTGTTCACAGGTGAGCAAACCTGTTTTTGCAGGGCTCATATTTACTCAACACAGAGTAAAATGATACACAAAAATTGCTCTGGATATTTACTGCATTTACAAAAGATTAACGGTTTTAACAGACTTGTTGCCTGTGTCGGGTTTTAGGTTTTGAAACCTTGATAATATGTATGCTTTATTCTCTTTTGGTTTTCCTTTAGCAGACCAGAGAAATCTGGTTTCATAGATTTAAGAAAAGATTAAGAAACTTGTTCAGCTTTGTTTTGCAAGCAGGAAGTAGAGAAAAAACAACtcctttaaatgtgtgtttaactTGTGTATTTGCCCTATCTGTAAATCTGATTGTACTATagaagtattactgattaaactttagctttaataacacaaagctacataatttttaaagtttaatcagtaatacttttatagcAAATTTATGTCGGATcataatttcttggttaatgtcaagttgtcataacaaagacattttgaataatatcaactttgcattaaaagtctcGTAATTttccgaatgacactttatgacagcagtcataaaaattcatgaagacttactcatgttcatgacaggttgttatgtcatgtttatgacggtgtcatgacagtcttattcacaacccgtcaaataaagtgttaccaaagaagaatatttaaaactaacagTAAAATTAGACTTCAGTAAAGAAAGCGGGGAAATAAGATGGTGGATAAAAGGTTAGCGATTAGTAAATACAGGTGTCATCGCAAACAGGCGACGGTACTTTTCTGTTCCTCGCAGAAAATGTTTCGGAAACGAGCAGAGAGAAGTTTTGAGCGCAAggagaaaggtttgagaaagcacagtgaatatttgagagagaagaagaaattttGAGTACAAGCATTTGCAAGTTTTAAGAAGAAAGACAGGAAGTCCTGCGTTCAAAGTGAAAACGTGTGCTCTCGAATTATGGCAGGAAAATTCCCCCATAGCAGCAGCCCAATATATTTGCACGCAAATACActtcatattaaaatattagtttaaaaaaaaaaatagattcccatttaaaaaacaaacaaacaaaaaaagcattaattGGATAGTACGCTTGTTCCTCAAAaggtattttgttgtttttatctggcAGATGCACTTACGTCTACGGGACACCCACCATGTATGTTGACATGCTTAACCAGCCGGATTTGGCTAAATATGATTTGTCTTCCATAGAGGGAGGTAAGAAAGCAGGTGgatatcatttttgtttttgtttgttttttatcagaTTTGCATTGATTAGTTTTTCCCTTATTTTTCCTTGCAGGCATCATGGCTGGCTCCCCGTGCCCCCCAGAGCTGGTGAAGAAAGTGGTGCTTCGAATGGGCATCAAAGAAATGACAGTGAgtacattttcacaaacaatccttaataaacataaacatgtagCTACAGAATCGTAAAAACTTCAAATCCAATGACTTAAAAGTGGAGTTCAGCTTTCAAACACGAAAGAAGGAGACAAATGACAAACTTGAGCAGTgatgacaaacaaaataatatttactttttaaaaaaggtttattggaTGTGAACAGCTATTATCACGTTCAAAagtgaaatataaacacacagaaTATACAATAAATgaggaaacatattttattagaaagaaaaaaaaaataataaaaatcttacatttgCCCTCTTGTTGCACGcagtgggaagaaaaatatACCCTGTTCCACTTTTATAACGAAGGACAGTGAAAAGACAAATGATTTCTGATTACCTGTTCAGGTGTCATTTTGGACGTACAACGCCTTGTAGAAGTGTTCATACGTTTTAAGCTTAAACTTccacacattttgtcacattacaaccacaaatttcagcTGGGATTTTCGATAATAAACCAACATAAAGTGGTGCAGACATTTGAAGAGGAAGGGGGAGAATGGATCATTTCCACAACTTGTTTTAAGCTGGTCAGAGGACCAACGTGGAAAAAATACCTGTTTGAGGTTGTAAAAGACTTGAAATAAAGGCAAAAGTTCAGCTGCTGGACAATAACCCTGAACATGCAACCAGAATTTGTTTAAATCAATACATatccatgtgttagaatggcctagtcaaagtccagacctaagtTAAATTGAGAATTTGTGAAAACAGATGTTCACAGATGGTCACCATCCAGTCTGACTCACGTTGAGCTGcgttgcaaagaagaatgggcaaaagtTTTAGTCCCTGGATATAAAAAACGTTAAGCTAAACCCCAAAATACTTTCTGGAAAGTGTTGACTTATGTGTGGCTGAATaacacgccacacttttcagatttgatttaaaaagtcaaaacttgCACACTGTGCTTCCCCTTAACAGTTATGCACTCCTTTGTGAtagtttatcacataaaatcccacaTTGTACTTTATGGTTCAAGGGATGTGAATACCTTTTGGAAGGCACCACATTTTGATGTTCTGGGTCTTTTCTGAAGCCTGATCAACAGTCGCAGATATGAACTAAATCTTTACAGAGTTACTTCGATCAAACCAAGATCTCCACCTGCAtcaggaagaataaaaacatctaatttttcTGTTCTGGTTGCCTCCTGCCACTTCGTTTGCTGCTTCCACTTTATTATTCAGTCTTTGATATAAATGatacaaaagaaaagcatatgGGTTTTGTATACCATAGAGTGTAAAGCTTTTCCTTTACAACAGTCTCAAAGCAGAGTCAGTAAGTGTTGCTTTCGCTGTAGCCGGTCACCTGGACAGGCTCCTTCTCTGAGCTTcctgcagagggagagagagacatgacaaaaaacaaaaaaaatctgctgccaAATTAAACAGTTGTACACCTCATGACCTGGACGCGGTTCACTGCCTCCTGGGGCCGACATGGACAGAAGGGAGTCAGGAGAGAAAAGTGTGGAACACAAATGTGTGAAGCTAAGTATGAGCTACTCAAAAACCACATCCAGACACTTTGCAGGAATGTAATTTGGATATTttgaagggtaaaaaaaaaaagacacatgaTGGGTGTGTCAAAATCAACTCAATGTTTGGGTTGTTCTTTTCACAATGAGCTACATTTCTCCTgcataaaagtgtttttattacttttaaccGACTTAATCATCCCCTTTAAAAGCAACAGAACCATTTATAAAGTTCTGTAAACAACATGCTAGGTGGAGttgtaaattttttaatgtatttttttttcacaatgcaTGAATAAAAAGCAATTCCTTCCTATGCCTTCTTTCAGACATGCGGCTTGTTAGTTGTTGAATACCTGATCAGCTGACGGTTTACTGACGTCGACCAGTCcgagatttttttgtcttcttgctCTTACTGTTCTTATCGTTCTTTTCGCTCTTGCAGCGCTTGAAGACGGTGCTTTTTCTGATTTGTATGCCTTTCTGTGGAGGAGGTGACTCACAAATTgcatctgtttcattttggcGGGAGTCCATCCAcctgaaagcagaaataaaaaaagatgaagcaTAGCAGCatatgctttctttttattttacaggcCGAAATTGAGACTCTGGTATTGATAGGAGCTTTATGAAGACTAAAATTACTTAAAACGTTTGTGTTTCTAGGTGGCTGACGTGTTTTAGAGGGACATACTCTGTTAGTAGTGTTTAGATTGGAAAATCCAAATACTTTTTGGGTTTAATTTGTACCTGCAGAACTGGAGAGGGAAATTTGATCGACCATGAAAGTTGGTCCACTTAAGGATGAGGTGTAATAGAGCTGAGTCTCATCTTTGTTGGTTAACACCCAAGAGTGAGCCAACCCAGGTCATGTTAAAGGTCCTGACATGAAGAGGCTAAGAGAACCAcatcatttgtaaaacaaagaaaaaaactacactACTCTTCTCCACAACTTCACCTTCTTGAGATGAAGTTGGGGAgatgtcatgtttttatcttcagtcaTGAAAACAAGACTGAAGACGAGTGGCTTTCCTTTAAGAGTTTGACTAACGCTTTCTGAATGAGACGTTTGAGAATCAGTCGGGTCTTTTCCAATGCATAAGAGCGATATCTGAGAGTCTGAGACTGAGAATCCCTTAGTAGGTGAGATACGCTGTCCTGTTGCATCTCTTAAAGATTGGGACCACCACCCTGTTTTAGTCCTCCATATGGCATTAAAAAGGTACACAAACCAAAATGTCTAGAGCTTTTAGCACATCAGGGATCTGATGGTGGTGTGCCATAGATGTCTACCATGGTAATGGACTCAGACCTTCCCTTGAGTCCTTCAAACACCCTGAAATTTCTCTTTCTAAGAGCAAACTTCACCTTCAGCCCAGGTTTGTTTCCTTCCTAAATGAAGCAGCCTGGGGACTTTTTCTCTTACTATGTCAtcaattgtttcttttttgcctcCAACAGCCACAAAAGCTGTAGTCTTTCTAGTTGGGTTCATGACTCCCCTTAAGTATGAGGTCAGTTACTGCTGGCCTTCTCCAACAGGTTCTTTAGTTTTCACCAACCTCCTTTAGACCAGCGATCGTCAGTAAATTAGGTGCATACAGTTTATAAAAGTAACACTTCTGATTACCCCTTAAGCTAAACCAGTGCTATAGATGCTCAAATCTAACCTTGTTGGCACTATTAATGGACTTTCAATGCAACCTTTAGAGCAACCTTGCAATAATGTGTTGTTATTTACTAAATGACAACAGTTGTAAACATTCATAATGTTTACATGAATGTAAACATtcactccttcatgttcataacaggtgttatatcatgtttatgacgccgtcatgtcagtcttatgcacatcccatcaaataaagtgctacCCATTTATCGAATACATGCCTCAGGTTAAAACTTCTTGTAACTCTTACTTGTCCCATCCACTAAGGTCATTGaaaggatctttttttttagcctgtCAACATAGATTTGCGGTGCTGGTGTCTTTATGCTGTACTTTATTACTGTTTGGCATTAATTATTGACTCGTAGTCAGACTTGTAAGTTTCCTGTGCATCAGCACGATTAAGGGGAAAAGGGAGCTATAAAACATAAGCTTCCTCATACTCAATACAGTTGGGAGGAGAATGTTTTGGCCAATGCCATGTCACTTAAATGTCATGAATGTAGCCAGTGGCTCTATGTTTCATAAGCTTATTTTTCTTGGGATATCATAGTGAATATAAAATCATTAAGGCGGACTTATCGGACTTTAGAAACAGCCTTTGTGTTTTGTCTCTTACTTGCGTAGTGGCGCTAGCTGGCAGGAGCAGGTCCAGGGGTTGTTGAAGAGGGTCATGTTGGTGTCGACACTCAGCTGCATAGTGGTGGGCAGAGACTTGAGGTTGTTGTTATCCAGGTAAAGGAACTTAAGTGCTGTCACGCCATTAAATGCACCAGCAGATAGCTAGAAGAAAAGGGAGAATCAGTCGATTAGTTTTTCTCAGCTCAAAATGTCAGGCTAGTTTGTCTTGAACATCATCAAGAAACGGATTGCTTGCTAAAGGAGAGgggtgtttgctttttttctggaATGAATGCCTCTTCTCATCCTTTCTCCTGCACCCTTTTATATGTAAACACTGACATTTACTGGCCTCCTTCTTTTACCTTCAGCTTCATAGGCATCTGTGAAGGTGCTGAAACCTTCAGAGAGGTGCGATCTGAACTGACCTGTGTCACCTTCGTCTCCacgaggaggaagatgaggccGCTCTTTAAAAGCTTCTTTCATCTTGGGCATGAAAGAGTTGAGGCTATTCGGAAATTTCCACtggtgtttttgaaaaaaaaatggaggactTCCATCATGGCAGAGCTGTTTTCCTCCCTCTGCCGCCTCCATTTTTGGGCCGCTCCTCTGCCAGCATGGCTCCCAAAGAGACTGTTGTCCATTCAGCAGGCTAAAAATACTCCTCTTCATGCACCGCGGAGCACGCTGCCTCTGTTTACCTGTGATCCAGCCCCTCCTGACCTGTTTATAGGACCCATCCAGCCGGAGCGCAAAACACACGCTGCTGAAAATATCGCTTGTGCAATAATTAGAACCAGATATGCTTGGCCAACATcctgcaaacaaaaacactctaAAAATACCTacatttgggtaaaaaaaaaaaagtatctgaaTCTGCTTGCCAGCTCCCGCTGCTTCCACCTGGTTTCACACCATCCCAGCGTAAGAAGCTTATTTTACTGATGTTCTCCCTTTGAGCGCCTCATTTCCCTGGCACAGTCACGCTCAAATATTGTCTCAACCTCAAGTATCAGATGAATGGGTGTCTGAATAAGAGCTCATTCTGTACATTGGCAACCTGGTGAACAGGGGGAGGCCAGAATTACCTGAGACCCaatcagatcatgatttctgaAACAATTGAAATTcacaaataatttatattatgtttttcttttttccttttagctgCTCAACATACATTACAAAGATGTAACGAAACAAagtagtttgattttttttttttttgtgtgtgtgtgagaatggGTTATGTAAATAACAATATacccaaaaatcaaaaaagaattTTGCACGTTAAAAGAAAGCCCTGTAATTTGCACATCTTTTGGGGGGCTTGtttggggaaaacaaaaacactacgAGAACAGGATTTGAGTCACTTTTTGGATCTTATTTGCTCTATTTTCTCATCTttataaactaaacaaattcaaatttcaAATTTGGATGCCCCAAAGTCTACTTCTGAGTAAAAGAGCAAAAGTCACTAAATATATGTGTTCctatttaaatatgaattaaagcAAATGTAAAAGTGCGGTTATTAAAACGcgaatattttctgttatatcaaacattttccattttgttaagattttaatttgttcgCAATAATTTTGCcctaactaaaaacaaaattctctgTCTGCATCAAACACCTGTGCCGGTAGGCttgtcattttttaattgtAGTCGGGGGACCCACAAAATGAGTCCAGGGGCCACACGTGGCCCCCGGGCCGTACTTTGGTCACCCCAGGTTTAAAGGGCTCAATGGAAGTAGATACCAAAAGCTAGTCCAAACTGACTCTGTCAATTTTAAACTAAGTCAGTAGGGGTAAAAATGACAGTGAAGAACCCATATTAGCATATTCAGCAAAATCtgttaatcaaattttttttgtcgCCTTTTAATAGAAACTTGCCGATTTATTTTTCCCAAGTTAAACTTTCAAACTTCCTTctaaagcatttaaaacagGCCAAAATGAGTGTAAGTTACAAATAAGACTCTTTTAGTTTTACGTTTCACCCAGATCCTTTTCCTGTCGTTTCTGATCACAGATCTAAACTCTAAATCATGAACTAAACAGGTCTTACCTTCTCCAAGCCCATATCGTCCAGGTGTAGTTTCTCCATGTAGCGACCAAAACTCTGGAAGGCGTTGTCTGGGATCGTCTTCATGGGGTTCTTTCCCAGCGTGAGCTCCTCCACCACTCGCAGTTTGCCCATGGCGGCGCTGGGATAGGCGGACAGCCTGTTCCTGTCCAGGTGAAGTATAGCGAGGTTCTCCACTTCGTCCAGAGACCCCGGGTGCAGCGTCGTCAGCTCATTCCCGCTCATGTGCAGCCAGCGCAGGTCCTTGGCACCCGCGAAGGTCCCTGGCTGGAGCTCTCGCAGCCTGTTGTTGTTAAGCTGCAGAACGAAGAGGTTGATCATGGGGGAGAAGAGCCCCTTGGACAGCTCGCTCATCTGGTTCCCCTCCATGTACAGGTAGGTGAGCATAGTCAAATCCTCGAAGGCGCCCGACTTGATGCTGCTGATCTTGTTGTTGGACAAGTAGAGGTAGACGAGCTTCTTCAGTCCCTTGAAGGCCTGGGATTCAATCTCTCGTATCTGGCAGTGTTGCATGTGCAGAGAAACGAGACCCTTGCTTTCGCTGAAGGCCCCTGAGGGGACGGTGCCCAGGTTGTTCCTCTGCAGGTTCAGCAGACGGGTGGCCTCCGAAACCTGAGGGATCTTCTTGAGCCCCACGCCGTCACAGATGACGTGCTGCAGGTCTCCGTGGCAATGGCACGGGCTCGGGCATTGGCTCTGGACTCCCAGGAGCCCCAGGAGGATGCAGCCTCCCAACAAGAGCACGCAGGACGCAGAGCGCATTCTGATGGCCTCCGTCAGAGCAACTTTcacacgaaaaaaaaaaaaaaaaaacctcgaCGGGAGCAGTTAGGAGAAGCTACAACAGAGCGTGGTTTTGCTGTGAGGAAAACAGAGAGGAGGAGTGAGCAAAAGGTGAGAGGAGGATTGCCGATGGGCCGAGCACACAGCGCTATTTATAACATTTACttgtggagggaaaaaaatgaggaGGGTTAAAGTGAGAGGTCTGCACATGGAAGTCAAGTGTCAGTGAGAATTT contains:
- the chad gene encoding chondroadherin, which gives rise to MRSASCVLLLGGCILLGLLGVQSQCPSPCHCHGDLQHVICDGVGLKKIPQVSEATRLLNLQRNNLGTVPSGAFSESKGLVSLHMQHCQIREIESQAFKGLKKLVYLYLSNNKISSIKSGAFEDLTMLTYLYMEGNQMSELSKGLFSPMINLFVLQLNNNRLRELQPGTFAGAKDLRWLHMSGNELTTLHPGSLDEVENLAILHLDRNRLSAYPSAAMGKLRVVEELTLGKNPMKTIPDNAFQSFGRYMEKLHLDDMGLEKLSAGAFNGVTALKFLYLDNNNLKSLPTTMQLSVDTNMTLFNNPWTCSCQLAPLRKWMDSRQNETDAICESPPPQKGIQIRKSTVFKRCKSEKNDKNSKSKKTKKSRTGRRQ